ACCGCCAGTGTCGCGAGGCCATGCACCTGGTGCAGCCTCAGGCCCAGGTGCTGGTGGGCGGCGCGGCGCCCTGGAACCCTTCCACGACCTATCCCGGCAACCCCAACGGCGATTGGGTGCTCTACTTTGCCGACATCCTCAAGCTGATTGGCCCGACCAACTGCGACGGCTTTACCCTGCACGCCTACACGCACGGCGATGACCCCAACCTGATTGCCAGCGACGCGACGATGAACGCCCCCTTCCAAAATCGGCGCTACAACTTCCGGACGTACCAGGATTTTCTCAATGCCGTGCCTGCTTCCATGCGCAGCCTGCCCTGCTACATCACCGAAACGGACCAGGGAGACATTGCCTGGACCAATCGCAACACGACATGGGTGCAGCGCGCCTACGGCGAAATTGATTGGTGGAACCGGCAGCCCGGCAACCAGGTGATTCGCGCCCTGATCTTGTATCGCTGGCCGCAGGTGGCCGGCGACCGCTGGGGCATAGACGGCAAGCAGGGCGTCATCGAAGACTTCCGTGAGACGTTCAAGTGGCGCTACACCTGGCCCGATAAATTGCAGCAACGGCCGGAAATCCAGGCCCGCTTTGTGGAACACACCGTGCCCGCGGCACTGACCGCGGGCAGCGTCAGCAGCGTCAAGCTGCGCATACGCAACGAGGGCAGTAAGACCTGGCCCAAAGCCGGCGCCAACCCGGTGCGCCTCGGCTACCATTGGCTGAACGCCAGCGGCGCCGAAGTCTCCTTCACCAACGGCGATCTGCGCACCGAACTGCCCAACGATGTGCCGGCGAATGGCGAAGTCACCTTTGCGGCCGCGAAATTGGCCGTGCCCACGCAAGCCGCCAAGTACACCCTGCGCTGGGACCTGGTGGAGGAAGGTGTTGCCTGGTTCCGGTCACGGGGCAGTCAGCCGCTGACCGTGGCGGTGGAGGTGAAGGCCGGCCAATCTGACCCGGCGCCGCCGGTCGAGCAGTTCTTCCCGGAGACCAAAAAGACGGTGCGTGGCCCCTTCCTGGATTGGTTCCGACGCTTTGGCCTCGATGTGGCCGGCTATCCCATCACCGATGAATACCGGGACACGCAGAGCGGACTGCAGACGCAGTATTTCCAGCGCGTGGCGCTGGAACTGCAACAGAACACCGTGCGCCTGCGCCTGGCCGGCGTCCAGGCCCTGGAGGCGCAGCAGCAGATCGGGCAGTTGCAGGCGCGCATCAAGCAACTGGAAGATCAGATCAAGCGGGGCAACGGCGTGGGCGTCCGCATTCCGCAACCGACCATCCAGGACATCGCCAACAGCCTGCCACGTGATGCCAGCGCGCTGATTCAGCGGCCGCAGAGTGACATTCAGTACCTGGTGGTCAATCACACGGCCGTGCGGCCGGAGATCGGCGCAGACCGCGTGGCCGAGGCGCAGCGCAAACGTTGGCCGGCCATCGTCCATCAGTATTTCATCACGGTGGACGGCGCGATTCAGCAAACCAACCCGCTGACCGAGGTCGTGTCGCGCGCCGAGTCCTACATCTACAACGCAGTCAACATTGCCATTGCCGGCAATTTTACCGACGTGGCGCCCAATGAGGCGCAACTGAATGCCGCGGCCGCGTTGATGGCCTGGCTGCTGCAGGAACTCAAGCTGCCCGTGGAGGCGATCAAGGGGGTCAGCGAGTTCATCGTCACCGGGTCGCCGGGCCGCCAATGGCTGAGCGGACAGAATTACAAGCAGACCCTGCTGACCAGGATTCAGGCCATCAAGCCGGAGGGTGACGGCGCATCGCCCATCCCCAGCGCGGAACTGGAGGCGCTGCGCAACCAGGTCAAGGAACTGAACCTTCAACTGGCGACGCGGCAGGCGCAGCTCGATGGCCTCAATCGCCAGGTGACGGATCTGTCCGGCCAGATCAAGGCGCGGCAAGACCAGGTGGATGCCTTGACGCGCCAGGTGCAGGAGCTGGCCGGTCAGATCAAGGCGCGGCAGGACCAGGTGGATGCCTTGACGCGCCAAGTGCAGGAGAAGGATGGCCTGGTGGATGAACTGAACGGCCAGATCATCAGCCTGCAGATGGAAACGGACGACCTGCGCGCCCAACTGGAGGCGGCGTTGGCGGCCGGCGGCGGCCCGCATGGCCCTGGCCTGCTGCCCGCGCCCATCATCAGGGACGTGATCGCGCAGTTGCCGCGCAAAGAGGGTTTCAAGTCACGCGATCTGGCCCAGGTCAAGCTGGTGGTCATCAATCACACGGCGGTAGACCCGTCGGTGACGGCGGAACGGATTGCGCAGGCGCACATGGGCCGTTGGCCCGGCATCACCTACCATTATTACATTCAGGCCGATGGCGCCATTCTGCAGACCGGGCGCCTGACCGAAAGCGTGGACGACCTGCAGGCGTGGCTGTTCACCGGCGTGCAGGTCTGCTTTGCCGGCAACTTCAAAGTCGTGACGCCCACCGATGCGCAGCTCGACGCCGGCGCGCGGCTGTGCGCCTGGCTCCTGCAGCAGTTCAAGCTGCCGATCGAGGCGCTCAAGGGCGTGAGCGAATTCGTCGCGACCGCGTCCCCCGGCGCGCAGTGGCTGCAGGGCGCCGTGTACAAGAACACCCTGGTGGCCAAGGTCAAGGCGGTGCAGGCCAGCGCCCCGCCCGACGGCGGCGGCGCGGACACGGCCGCGCTGCGCGGCCAGATCGAGCGCCTGAAGCAGG
The DNA window shown above is from Candidatus Amarolinea dominans and carries:
- a CDS encoding N-acetylmuramoyl-L-alanine amidase; translation: MPSDSYQSDFIYGLHDPGGEWVMEQAGAKGWILFTEAIGADPNDRGGRDYSDYGNRGFGVMVRLNNGYEPAGTIPRSDRYNDFARRCANFVQNSRGCTIWIIGNEMNHPVERAGGAGGEVITPELYARCYRQCREAMHLVQPQAQVLVGGAAPWNPSTTYPGNPNGDWVLYFADILKLIGPTNCDGFTLHAYTHGDDPNLIASDATMNAPFQNRRYNFRTYQDFLNAVPASMRSLPCYITETDQGDIAWTNRNTTWVQRAYGEIDWWNRQPGNQVIRALILYRWPQVAGDRWGIDGKQGVIEDFRETFKWRYTWPDKLQQRPEIQARFVEHTVPAALTAGSVSSVKLRIRNEGSKTWPKAGANPVRLGYHWLNASGAEVSFTNGDLRTELPNDVPANGEVTFAAAKLAVPTQAAKYTLRWDLVEEGVAWFRSRGSQPLTVAVEVKAGQSDPAPPVEQFFPETKKTVRGPFLDWFRRFGLDVAGYPITDEYRDTQSGLQTQYFQRVALELQQNTVRLRLAGVQALEAQQQIGQLQARIKQLEDQIKRGNGVGVRIPQPTIQDIANSLPRDASALIQRPQSDIQYLVVNHTAVRPEIGADRVAEAQRKRWPAIVHQYFITVDGAIQQTNPLTEVVSRAESYIYNAVNIAIAGNFTDVAPNEAQLNAAAALMAWLLQELKLPVEAIKGVSEFIVTGSPGRQWLSGQNYKQTLLTRIQAIKPEGDGASPIPSAELEALRNQVKELNLQLATRQAQLDGLNRQVTDLSGQIKARQDQVDALTRQVQELAGQIKARQDQVDALTRQVQEKDGLVDELNGQIISLQMETDDLRAQLEAALAAGGGPHGPGLLPAPIIRDVIAQLPRKEGFKSRDLAQVKLVVINHTAVDPSVTAERIAQAHMGRWPGITYHYYIQADGAILQTGRLTESVDDLQAWLFTGVQVCFAGNFKVVTPTDAQLDAGARLCAWLLQQFKLPIEALKGVSEFVATASPGAQWLQGAVYKNTLVAKVKAVQASAPPDGGGADTAALRGQIERLKQDLAATQTSLNTAQTTLNTTQATLDTTQAQLTAAQQNATRLQTALTQSQAQAQTLQGQVTTLQGQVGPLQQDKTALQKQVGGLQQDKTTLQQQAGVLQQDKTTLQKQVGTLQQDKTTLQKQVGGLQQDKTTLQQQVGALQKQIQDLLAGGGGTPKPVGVEKPQFEVLADKLPLSTTPGNVYGKRQKSAITHIVVHHTAAPAEVGPDRLAAYHVNSRSWPGIGYHFFVGADGTLYQTNHLETVSYQTGGQNNHSMGIVFAGNFTDVPPTPIQIERGAHLIAWLAQDLKVPNSQIMGHKEMPEQQTACPGNQWTGGQQWKKLLFQRIQSLQSGESEAPAKFIRHYLLLWWRSPTMWAEPDYQGAAKYIARFEPTVGFSPDEAKLADYVTIIGGPGGTPGDVDDKLRAAGVKVERIAGADFTDTKRQLDSLAESGRRFRSFDVGDVG